A stretch of DNA from Oncorhynchus nerka isolate Pitt River linkage group LG22, Oner_Uvic_2.0, whole genome shotgun sequence:
GAAGATGATGTCATTATGAAGCTGGACAGAATAGCCATGACATCAACTCCCATTCATTGAACTGTTTTCACACTCCTCAGTTAAAATTGTGCCGCTCTACTCCCACACTTCTCACATTCCAGTCCTATCTTTCAGTGGAGGGAAATAAGATCATTAACCTGCAGTCAAGGAGGAAGTGGAGAACAAAAGTCACTTTCTCTGGCAGAGCACACACATGAGCAGACCGAGTCCTTCAACAACCTAATAACCCCACTTGCACACCCACAGTTCCCACCTGCCCACCCCCTGCCAATACTTTCCATGGCATTGCTATCACCTGTTGGGAAACTCCAGCCAGCGCCCTACTTAAGGAGCTCCAAATCCCAGTCAGAAAACACTCTCTCTCAACTCTATTGAAAAACActttctctctcgcccccttTCTCAGCATCTCTGTGGGACCCATCTGAAGATTAGGATGATAAGCTATAGAGTCTGTGTCCTggctgctctgttctctctcctcatcatcaccctcatTCCCACCACACAATCAGGTGagtgccaacacacacacatgctataTATGCACATGAACCTTAGTACAAATACATGCACGCAAGGTCTCGTGCTGACACAGAAAAaaaatgcatgtgtttgtgtgtagcggACTGCTGTCTGAAGTTCACTCGGCGTCCGGTGCACTGCCGATGGCTGAAAGGCTACACCTTCCAAGACATTACTTCCTCATGTGACCTCAACGCTGTCATGTGAGTCGTCCTCCAATCACATCCTAGCACATTGTGTGTAGAATAATGGCAggcatttccttgattcctctTATCTTCTCCTTCTCCAATGCATTCGGAAGCAAGGAGAGAGGATTCGGGGAAAGACAATTGACATTCAGtcactgtggtgtgtaatgtgCGTTGACATTGTACTGTGTTGTGGCAGCTTCCAGAATCGAAGGAACAAGTTTGTGTGTGCCGACCCCTCTCAAGACTGGACCAAGAGGGTACAACGCTGTCTGCGGTGAGTACACTTGTGTAGGCATGTAAGCGTTGAAAAAAGTTGTGTGTATCCTTGTctaactcgtgtgtgtgtgtgtgtgtgtgtgtgtgtgtgtgtgtgtgtgtgtgtgtgtgtgtgtgtgtgtgtgtgtgtgtgtgtgtgtgtgtgtgtgtgtgtgtgtgtgtgtgtgtgtgtgttttgttcatAGCAAGCGTCAGGAGAAGAAATCCCAACTGAAGAAAAGGGTCTGAACTCATGTTGCCATGGAGAGGGCTTTCATTACAGAACACCATGTAATACATTATTGATATAATGTTATATTTTACTGAGACAAACAGCAATATATTTCAATATACAGAGAGATTCATGAAGGTTAAGATGTTTCAATAATTTAATATGTGAATATTTCGCATCATCTCAGTTTGTGTATAATaactgtatttatcatcattgTTGTTCTGTTTTATAAACAGCAGGTGTAGTATTTCTGATACGCATGTAGAAACATTAAAACATAGTTTTCACACAGAGTACCACAAAATATTTTTGTGTTGATGTTTCATATCCTCTCTCCAATTGAAGCCAGAGAAAACCTTTTTAACTTTGTATTTCCAAAGTGTCCAAATCTCTATATGAGTTTTACTGAAGTGTACTTACTTTAAGCTCAAAGCtatgaaatagataataaaatgGGTATTTGAAATACTATGTGTTCTACTCTTATTGTATGTGTACTAGGCTACCGGTATGTGACAACAATATAAAGCTAAAAATGCCATTATCATTCACACAAAACATTTAAGAGTGTAGGAAGGGATATCAAACACAGACGCATGCATGAATAGGCCTATCAATGGTATGCTTATTTTTGATCCTTGTGTCCTTTAAAAATTGTATTTGCTTCCTTGTGTCCTTGTTCACATACCTACGATCTACAGCAGTCACTTTAGAGGGCTTGTAGTTGCGTCACAAATTACCTAGCAACCGCACCAAGCGCCATGTCGGAAGTCCGAAGTCCTCCAATCGCCCACCTGGCTGGATGCGTTTAGCTACCACCGGAAACTTAGGGAAGATTGCCCATTATTTAGTTTTTCTAAAGATCCAGAAAACGGAGGAAGTGGAAGAACCTATTCAACTAAATAAATAAGTTATATGATCAA
This window harbors:
- the LOC115104562 gene encoding C-C motif chemokine 20-like yields the protein MISYRVCVLAALFSLLIITLIPTTQSADCCLKFTRRPVHCRWLKGYTFQDITSSCDLNAVIFQNRRNKFVCADPSQDWTKRVQRCLRKRQEKKSQLKKRV